In Asterias rubens chromosome 17, eAstRub1.3, whole genome shotgun sequence, a genomic segment contains:
- the LOC117301550 gene encoding uncharacterized protein LOC117301550, with translation MFTVSSVQSVLPFEREKDLDELLSSDTPNDEVQSVWATTGHLFLSLNNGFAMKAFDTAPVNQKVPKDKRVLTVHQTTSEIIDVCALKRKTAPVYIAHSNGVLKVWLYSNTGGWVHLGNINVCTSQKATLHAITIDEGRGRVIWVEGQSNGIQDGCHYSVCTRTITFETTNVKYSVGPATTLLQNCPHCALYSSPLAISIWPSDPCPKGLYFTWHSDSYRLKNQLNTNVLSRGRCLSEERADMVVDFKSAASKLRHIWVQTASHPNLDVIARASHLSTGVLFLLSSNGYVHSLNGAEECLNAFKLPDCIDVAQGSDWFAYRHTLGAIFKDRIIRLFSKKSGELLQELNVSAMSTNQDVKLFSTVGTIPRVGVWTSKGIWLLQMSNVQSLSSNISKSEAISTLRDFNEDRLATQTAIQDAYNTFSGKSNEVMDENEGQAVAGEGFQNPSLMVALMKGADDKHKPAASQVLESLYDEKDTKPEVKTKLNESMNPLLQQYWQLYQQKMDVWEGQVNAAQKPYTVKKEVLRLLDSTSTVSSNVKRSQLTLLCLHFPMATLSSFLDALNVGSIDDKGHVTFQAIPLDDEELDLSVPVISLAASAPDSNSGLPIFETICRLIYKETPTQLVDFVQLCQQIRDKVTDESAFLRKKCVGKLYDIALGSLPGPDHSRNREGAVLAKAELLHLSSISHGHLNALKLLLKHKLWSESINLVQKLADNSLTHSELFHVLLTSLLQEREIISQYCDQLWGCLPKQISSLEFLKLLTTHHQPSNPRIHLCQQVLCRPQDDLQIGMVRNQLMKMLQQEKVKGQ, from the exons GATTTAGATGAGTTATTATCCAGTGATACTCCAAATGATGAAGTCCAATCTGTATGGGCTACCACGGGACACCTGTTCCTTTCTCTCAACAATGGATTCGCAATGAAGGCATTTGACACAGCACCTGTCAATCAAAAG GTGCCTAAAGATAAGAGAGTTCTGACTGTTCACCAGACTACATCAGAAATAATTGACGTTTGTGCATTGAAGAGAAAGACTGCACCTGTTTACATT GCTCACAGCAATGGAGTGTTAAAAGTTTGGTTGTACTCTAACACTGGTGGATGGGTACACCTAGGTAACATTAACGTCTGCACATCACAGAAAGCAACATTACATGCTATCACTATAGATGAGGGAAGAGGGAGGGTCATATGGGTCGAAGGTCAATCTAATGggattcaagatggctgccattACAGTGTGTGCACAAGAACCATTACATTTG aaacAACTAATGTGAAATACAGTGTCGGACCTGCAACAACGTTACTCCAGAATTGTCCACATTGTGCCCTCTATTCTTCACCACTAGCAATCAGTATTTGGCCAAG tgatccATGTCCGAAGGGGCTTTATTTCACCTGGCATTCGGATTCCTACCGACTAAAGAACCAACTCAATACCAACGTCCTcagcagagggcgctgtttatcCGAAGAAAGAGCCGACATGGTTGTTGATTTCAAATCAGCAGCTTCTAAACTCAGGCACATTTGGGTACAG ACAGCCTCACACCCAAACCTAGATGTCATTGCTAGAGCTAGCCATCTGTCTACTGGTGTATTGTTTCTTCTATCTAGTAATGGCTACGTACATTCTCTCaatggagctgaag AGTGTTTGAATGCTTTCAAGCTGCCAGATTGCATTGATGTAGCGCAGGGCTCAGATTGGTTTGCATATAGACATACTCTAGGTGCTATCTTCAAGGATCGTATAATCAG ACTATTCAGCAAGAAAAGTGGAGAGCTCTTGCAAGAATTGAACGTATCGGCGATGTCAACAAACCAAGATGTGAAGCTGTTTAGTACAGTGGGAACAATACCCAGAGTGGGTGTGTGGACTTCAAAAGGAATCTGGCTTCTTCAG atgTCCAATGTCCAGTCACTGTCGTCTAACATCAGCAAGTCGGAGGCCATCTCAACACTCCGTGACTTCAATGAGGACAGACTAGCTACACAGACAGCTATTCAGGACGCTTATAACACCTTCTCAGGCAAGAGTAACGAAGTAATGGATGAGAATGAAGGACAAGCCGTCGCTGGAGAGGGTTTTCAGAATCCTAGTCTAATGGTTGCGTTAATGAAG GGTGCCGATGATAAACACAAACCAGCAGCTAGTCAAGTCCTTGAATCTCTGTATGATGAGAAAGATACAAAGCCAGAAGTCAAGACGAAGTTGAATGAAAGTATGAATCCACTACTGCAGCAATACTGGCAGCTATACCAACAGAAGATGGATGTGTGGGAAGGACAAGTAAAC GCTGCCCAGAAGCCTTACACAGTTAAGAAGGAAGTTTTAAGACTACTAGATAGCACCTCGACCGTATCATCGAATGTCAAGAGATCTCAACTGACGCTTTTATGTCTTCATTTTCCCATGGCAACCCTGTCCAGCTTCCTGGATGCCCTCAATGTTGGCTCCATCGATGACAAAG GTCATGTGACGTTTCAAGCTATCCCATTGGATGATGAAGAGTTGGACTTATCGGTTCCTGTAATCTCATTGGCTGCTTCTGCTCCTGACTCAAACTCGGGATTGCCGATATTTGAAACTATCTGCCGGCTGATCTACAAAGAAACACCCACACAGCTT GTTGATTTTGTGCAGCTGTGCCAACAGATACGAGATAAAGTTACAGATGAATCAGCCTTCTTGAGGAAAAAATGCGTG GGTAAGCTGTATGACATTGCGCTTGGCAGTCTGCCAGGACCAGACCATTCCAGGAATAGGGAAGGAGCAGTACTAGCCAAAGCAGAACTCTTGCACCTCAG CTCAATATCTCATGGTCACCTGAACGCTCTGAAGCTTCTACTGAAACACAAGTTATGGTCAGAGTCTATCAACCTCGTCCAGAAACTTGCAGACAATAGTCTGACTCATTCAGAGCTTTTCCATGTCCTTCTTACATCGCTACTACAG GAGCGAGAAATCATTTCACAATACTGTGATCAGCTGTGGGGTTGTCTGCCTAAACAGATAAG tTCCTTAGAATTCTTGAAGCTTCTGACAACTCATCACCAACCGAGCAATCCCAGAATCCATCTGTGTCAACAGGTCTTATGCCGACCTCAAGATGACCTCCAGATTGGCATGGTCAGGAATCAACTCATGAAAATGCTGCAACAagaaaaggtcaaaggtcaataa
- the LOC117301592 gene encoding sporozoite surface protein 2-like: MPVYDVKPENEPGRVRILHRNHLLPCEFLAKDEREVPNPCTPHRRVTRSQRRSPNSREHSDDSSADEDIQFSIPEAQNQPMSQDSFANICPEVEPFNPEPQTEPFNPEPQMEPFNPEPQTEPFNPEPQMEPFNPEPQTEPFNPEPQMEPFNPEPQMEPFNPEPQTEPFNPEPQTEPFNPEPQTEPFNPEPQTEPFNPEPQMEPFNPEPQMEPFNPEPQMEPFNPEPQMEPFHPEPQTEPFHPEPQTEPFNPEPQMEPFNPGPQMEPFHPEPQIKPFHPEPQTEPFNPGPQMQPFNPGPQMEPFNPGPQMEPFNPEPQMEPFHPEPQMEPFHPELQTEPFNPGPQMEPFNPGPQMDDTTPATPDDDGPHVEPSIATDTADAKTYTKDNLETVEHFVSNPDVAEEPEEHLRRTRKPPTHFTYDVLGEPGVHNVQHEVIPTGVSPLQPPFQGPHMSSPSMPLPSGWTWLPQLQRFVWVPPISLPPSLVHMYPLGATASEVAVCWTDPIDVVEV; encoded by the coding sequence ATGCCGGTGTATGACGTGAAGCCAGAAAACGAACCTGGTAGAGTTCGAATTCTTCATCGCAACCATCTCCTTCCTTGCGAGTTTCTTGCCAAAGATGAGCGAGAAGTACCGAATCCCTGTACACCACATCGCAGAGTGACACGATCCCAACGCAGGTCTCCAAATTCACGTGAACACAGTGACGATAGTTCAGCAGATGAGGACATTCAATTCAGTATTCCTGAAGCACAGAATCAACCGATGTCACAAGACTCATTTGCAAATATATGTCCAGAAGTTGAACCTTTCAATCCAGAGCCTCAGACGGAACCTTTCAATCCAGAGCCGCAGATGGAACCTTTCAATCCAGAGCCTCAGACGGAACCTTTCAATCCAGAGCCGCAGATGGAACCTTTCAATCCAGAGCCTCAGACGGAACCTTTCAATCCAGAGCCGCAGATGGAACCTTTCAATCCAGAGCCGCAGATGGAACCTTTCAATCCAGAGCCGCAGACGGAACCTTTCAATCCAGAGCCGCAGACGGAACCTTTCAATCCAGAGCCTCAGACGGAACCTTTCAATCCAGAGCCGCAGACGGAACCTTTCAATCCAGAGCCGCAGATGGAACCTTTCAATCCAGAGCCGCAGATGGAACCTTTCAATCCAGAGCCGCAGATGGAACCTTTCAATCCAGAGCCGCAGATGGAACCTTTCCATCCAGAGCCGCAGACGGAACCTTTCCATCCAGAGCCGCAGACGGAACCTTTCAATCCAGAGCCTCAGATGGAACCTTTCAATCCAGGGCCTCAGATGGAACCTTTCCATCCAGAGCCGCAGATAAAACCTTTCCATCCAGAGCCTCAGACGGAACCTTTCAATCCAGGGCCTCAGATGCAACCTTTCAATCCAGGGCCTCAGATGGAACCTTTCAATCCAGGGCCTCAGATGGAACCTTTCAATCCAGAGCCGCAGATGGAACCTTTCCATCCAGAGCCGCAGATGGAACCTTTCCATCCAGAGCTGCAGACGGAACCTTTCAATCCTGGGCCTCAGATGGAACCTTTCAATCCAGGGCCTCAGATGGATGATACAACCCCAGCTACTCCGGATGATGATGGGCCTCATGTTGAACCCAGCATTGCCACAGACACTGCAGATGCGAAAACGTACACCAAGGATAATTTGGAGACAGTTGAGCATTTCGTATCAAACCCAGATGTGGCCGAGGAACCAGAAGAACACTTGCGTCGAACACGAAAACCCCCCACCCACTTTACATATGATGTCTTGGGTGAGCCCGGAGTACACAATGTCCAGCATGAAGTGATCCCTACAGGTGTTTCTCCTTTACAACCACCATTTCAAGGACCACACATGAGTTCTCCTTCGATGCCTCTGCCATCTGGTTGGACGTGGCTGCCACAGCTTCAGCGTTTTGTATGGGTACCGCCCATAAGTCTTCCTCCTTCATTGGTGCACATGTACCCTTTAGGGGCCACTGCCAGCGAGGTAGCTGTATGTTGGACGGATCCGATAGATGTAGTTGAAGTTTGA